In the genome of Aerosakkonema funiforme FACHB-1375, the window AGCACCAAAATGCAAGAGTATGCCAGTTTGGGTGCATTGTTCTACGTTATTTATAATCCCTTGCGCCGTAAAAAGCAGCGTTTGGAAGTGCATCGCTTGGTTAATAACAAATACGAATTGCAGTCAGGAAATCCAATTTGGCTAGCAGAAATAAGTTTGGGAATTGGTTGTGAAAGAGGAACTTATCAGGGCATAACGCGAGAGTGGCTTTATTGGTACGATCGACAAGGACAGCGCCTCTTAACGCCGGAGGAACTGGCTTTGTCAGAACAGCAGGGGCGTCAACAAGCAGAACAACAAGCTTTGTCAGAACAACAGCGCCGTCAACAAGCAGAACAACGGGCTGATTTGTTGGCAGAAAGATTGCGTAGTCTCGGCATAGACCCCGATACCATTGCTTGATTATATCTCAGCGATCGCTGGGAATAGGCCCGGAAACTCTAGCTTAATTTTCGAGGAAGTATTGTTAACGATACCTTGCTCGGCTCTCAAGGAGATGATACTCTAGATAGCGACGATGGCAACAATGTGGTTTTAAACTATTTGGGGAACGATCGCTTTGTCCTCAAATGTGGTACTGGTAGAGATATCAAGTGACCTTTTCACCAATCACCTTTTCATCAATCACCAATGAGCATTTGGCAAATTGATTTTTATCGCCGTCCGTTGCAGGATGAAGTCGGGAGTGCATTGTGGGAGTTACTGATTTGCGATCGATCGCGCCGTTTAACTTATAGTGCCTTTTGTCCTCAGTCCGAAGTCACTCCCGATTGGATTGTTTGTCAGTTAGTGATCGCAGCTAGCTCTTATAAAAATCTGCCAGAGTTAATACAAGTTTTTCGTCCCCAGTCTTTAGGTTTAATGGAAGCAAGTGGAAAGCAGCTGGGAATTCCGGTAGAAGCAACGCGCCGCACTCACACTTTAAAGCAATGGTTGCAAGAAAGAGCCGAACAATACCCTAGTATGGAAGGTTACAGCGGCGAACCTTATACTCCCCTAGCAATCGAGAAACCACCCCCAATACCCCTACCAGAAAGATTTTGGGGAGAACGCTGGCGATTTGCGACCCTTAATGCAGGGGATATTCAAGAAAGATTTACCGATCGACTTGTACCAATTGTAGAAATGCCAGAATTTCTCTTACCCATAAATCTCGGAATTGCATCAACAGTTGCAGTTCCCGGTGTGGTAATTGATGGGGGAAGGCGAGCGATGCAAATAGCTCGCTGGATACAAGAATCCAAACCAGTCTCTCTTAACTATATACCAGGTCCGCCCAATGGTTTAGTATTGGAAGCCGGACTGAACGACAGGTGGATCGTTGCGACTTTTGAAGATGAAGAAGTTTCCGCAGCTGCACAGATGTACGAAGCACGTTTGCTCCTAAGTAGAGGTTTGCACTTTTTATTAGTGCAGCCTGATGATTCCGGAATGACTTACAGTGGCTTTTGGCTATTGCAAGGAGAAGATTGAACAGAGCAAATTATCAATTTTGGAGGTAAACTCTGCCTCTAGTTTAACTTCAAATAATCCCCTCGAAAATGCGAAAAATTTACAAAAAATGCGCTCTTTATCGTTGACAATTTTGGTGATGCGTGCATTAGGTTAGAAAAAATGCAATATTCGGCAAATTCCACTTGATTTGATTAATGAAAATCAGGTAAATTCGGTAAATACATTTAGCCAAGCTCGGTAGACATAAGTATTTATATGTAATAATTATTAAAGTTACAGAAAAGCTAAAGGCTAATTTGAGTGAAAATGCGATCGCACATATCAAAAGCAACACAAGCCAATGACTTGCATTGGCTTGGTGGTACTACTGATAATATGGAGTTAAACTATCTATTTCAATCAACCACTCTGAGCAATCCCTTTTGCAGAGCGTCAAAAACTCGATTAATTTGTTTGTGTTCTGTTTCGCCCAGAGAATTTTTAGATAATAAAGCAGACATCAATAGACGTTGGTCAGCCCTACTAATTTGACGAAGGGCAAAAATCCGCTCTATGACTTGTTCTACTGCGACTTTGGGTAAACTAGCGTTAGCTGCCATCATTAAACAAGCAATAAACATATCCAACCCACCTCAGTATTCCCAATATCAGACACTTTCAAACATTGTTTGGTGATGAAATTATGAATTTTTTGTGAAAATATCCTGCTACTCAGGTGATATAGGTCACCGACAAACTAACCAAGTCTTATGTCTGTAGCTATTTATCGCTAAAATATCTTGGCATTACACAAAATCAAAGGTAAATAGCATGGCTCAGGCAAAAATAGGAATTATCGGCGGTAGTGGACTCTACAAAATGGACGCGCTCAAAGATGTAGAAGAAGTACAAATTGATACGCCCTTTGGGCCACCATCCGATGCTTTAATTCTGGGAACTCTAGAAGGGACGCGGGTTGCTTTCCTAGCACGTCACGGTCGGAATCATACTCTTTTACCGTCAGAACTGCCATTCCGGGCTAATATCTATGCAATGAAGCAGCTGGGGGTCGAGTATTTAATCTCGGCCTCAGCTGTCGGTTCTCTCAAGGAGGAGGTTAAACCTCTAGATATGGTAGTGCCGGATCAATTTATCGATCGCACTAGAAATAGAGTTTCCACCTTTTTCGGGGAAGGAATTGTAGCCCACATTGCTTTTGGCGACCCAGTATGTAAAAATTTAGCTGCCGTTATAACGGATGCCGTTGCTAGCCTAAAGCTACCGGATCTGACCCTCTACCGTGGCGGTACGTATGTTTGTATGGAAGGGCCAGCTTTTTCCACTAAAGCAGAGTCCCGTCTCTACCGCAGTTGGGGTGCGACTGTAATCGGGATGACGAATTTGCCAGAGGCGAAATTAGCTAGGGAAGCAGAAATCGCCTATGCAACTTTAGCTTTAGTTACCGATTACGATTGCTGGCATCCAGCTCATGATAGTGTGACTGTAGAAATGGTGATTGCCAATCTGCAACGCAATGGCGTGAATGCTCAAAAAGCCATTCAAGAAACGGTGCGGCGTTTGGCAGAAAATCCTCCCCCATCAGAAGCTCACTCAGCCTTGAAATACGCGATTGTTACCCCCCTGGATAAGGTTCCTACTGCTACAAAAGAAAAGTTGGGATTGTTGTTGCAAAAATATTTATGAACAGGTTTATCTATCCGACGATTGTTGTTGTTGTGTATTAGAATTCCTGGGATTTAGTCTGGGATTGCAGGATGGGTAAGGTTTGCTTGCGAGAGCAAAGGGTCTGATGGTTTCGTTATTAATAGTGAGACGTTGATAGTTACCTCCATTATTTATCATGACGTAACCGCACTCATTAGTAGTCACATAGATGGAATCCTCCTTACCGCTAGTATCGGTTGTCTGAACCAAATAAGTCTGTCGAGGTTGCAGTTGTGTGACGACAACTTGGTTACCGCTAGTTTTGTAGGGTTGTTCGGCTAAGGCAGTACTGGTGTTAGCTATCATCAGGGTGCTACTTGTGGCGATCGCAATCAATTTTGCATTCATTGCCCTTCCTCAATTTCACCAATCCCAGTATAGCTCCTCAAACTACAACCTGTGGTTGGGGAGCTATTCCTCAATTACTTTATGAAACTGCTCACTTTCGCGAATTTCATCAAAAGCCGAGTCACTTTTAGCCATTTCCTTATAAGTCGGCTCCACATCAATTGCCCATTGCAAGTTGCCAACCGCTGCATTTATACTGCCTCGCATAGCATAAGCTCTAGCATTTTGATACCGAGCTGACGGCAAGTCGCGATCGAGTTTCACAGCTTGGTTATAGCTGTTATTTGCTTCTACGTAGCGACCGGCAGCAAAATGTTCGTTACCTCGCTCTAAATAATCGTTGGCATTTAATACTTCCTGGGTCGTAACAGATAAAGAATCTTCAACTTGTTCTCCCGATTCAAATTGCTCATTTGAAATCTGCGCTGGCATTCGCTCTTGTGCTTCGCTATTGTCTGCTTCTATTTCAATTGCTGCGGCAATATTTGGCACGTTGAATTCTGTTTCAACTGGCAAATTTGCCGTTGCGTGGATAGGTACATCTTCCTGTTCTTTAAAATATATCGCTCCAGTTTGACTGGTTATGTAAGCTATAAGTTTAGCTTCTAAATTTTCGATTTCTTGTGTAAAAATCGCGCTTTGTTTGGAAAATTCATCGGCTATCTCTGCTGTTAGTTGTTTTTGGGCTTCTTTCTGCAATTGCGCTCTGGTTTCAGAAACTATTTGGTCGATCGAGCTGCGGCGGAGAAGCCAAACAGCAAGAGCGGTCACAACAGGAAACAGGGCGATCGCAAATAGCAATAGATCCATCGAAGTTGTCAAGCGGCTAAAGGCACGATCGACTTCCGCCTGAACGCGATCGCGTATTTCCTTCTCTAACCGCAGTTGTTGCAGTTCCTGCCGCTCAGTCGGAGAAATTGCAGGCGCTCCCTTGGCTTGTGCCAATAATGCCGGCATGGTATTTTGTCGATCGACAGCGACAGCAGCAATGTTGATATTGACAGAGACAATAGCGCAGGCAAGCCAAAATTTAAGCTTCATATAATTGCGAGAGGATCGGAGTTAAAAAAGTCAAAAATAATTAAGAATATCCTAACTAAATTTCATCTGTTGCTGTTACGATCGAGTTGAAATTTCATATTTGAGATTTGAGATTTTAGATCGAACAGGATTTATTCGCAAGCGCTGAAGAAACCTGATTTCTCATTCTCCCTCTCAAGCTGAAATAACCTGATTACGTTAAGAACTCGAATTTCTGCATAAGTCCTGTTGAATAAAAAATCTCAAATCCGATTTGAATTGACTCAAACTATCTGGTAAATAAAACTGAGAGTTGCCCAGGCATTTACATCCAAGGCGAAGTTATCCGGAGATGCCGCCATAATGTCGGCAGCAGGAAGACTGGCTTTGTGCAAATCTTGCAGAACTGCTCGCGCCACTTCCAAGGGACTGAGCAACACGCCGAGGCGTTGAAATTCTCCTCTGGGATGCTGCGTATTTTCCAGAGTAGCAAGAGTTAGATCGAGAGGCGATCGACTCAAAACCATTTGCATTTCTACCAGTCCTGCTGGGCCTTGGACAATCCATTTAAAAGGACTGGAAATATCTGGTAAGATGATAGTCTCGCCCTGACCGATCGCCTGCTGCTGTAGAGGGTTAGTTGGAGAGCCATCGAGATTGGGAGAAGATTGTGGAGGGATTAAAGCGATCGCGGCACCGCTGCTATCGATCCCCAGCAACATAAAATAAATAGGCGCATTGCTGTAATTGTGAAGTCTATACTGGATGCGACTGCCGATCGGCACACTGACAACTCCCCCATTTCCCATTCCATTAAATTTGGACTCAATTGCAGGTGCCAGCCAAGGAGCTCGCTGCGTTGTTCGTTCGATCAGCACCTCTTTCCTGGGGGCAATCATCTCTAGAGTTGCCCGCACTCCCAAGCGCGAAGATGCTTCATTTTCGCTCAAACGCAACAGCTTAGCTGCCAGCAGCGTTTGCAGTCTGGGGAACAATCTTTGTACCGCCGTCTTGACTGCTTCCCCCACTTCTCCCTCTGTATTGGGTAGAAGATTCCCACCGGGGGAAAATAAACCGTATTGAGGATAGGAGATAAGTGATTGCGAATTGCTCACAGAAGATGGGGAAGACTTCTCTCCAGTTACCAGTCCCCTCCTTTGCACTCGACCCAACACGCAATCCGCAGGTTGTTCGCCCGCCGCCACTGATGACACATTGGCAATCCCAGAAAAAGCACTAATCGCATCCACTCGCTCAATGCGTGCCAAACTAGCATCGATCGCCACCATTAAGTCTACATTGCGGGGCAGAACCCGGATCGCTTCTTGCACCAGTTGCCCCGGTTGCAATTGGTAAGCTTCGCTAGTTGAAGATGGTAAGATTTGCGCCTTTGCCATCAAATTCTCGCGAGAACGAATTGAAAGTTGCGGTAGTTGATTGACAGCGGTTTCCGAACCCGGTAAGGGTAATAAAGTCAAAACAGAATTCACTCCATAGGAAGGCAGAACTGTTATCGGCAGTCCCGCCAACCACAAAAGTGCTGTTTTGCCATCGTCTTCTACTGCTCTCACCACACCATCAGCTGTTTCCCGATCCGGGATGAGATGATAGGGCGACAATATGCGATCGGCATTATTTTGATAATTTATTATGGATTCCTGTTTGTTTCCCACCACTTGTGCGAGCGCTCTCGTCACGCTACTCAAGCTGACTCGAACCGTACTTGCGGGGGTAGCTTGCCAGAGATATTGAGTCAAAGCGTAAGTAAACAAACCAATCCCTACACCATTCAACTGCTCCTCAAATGCCTGTTGAGTCAATCCCGCTGCTGCTAAGATTACTCCCGGTATAGAAGTTTTCAGCTTTGTGTCTTGGAGTTGTTCTGGCAAAGTTAGTTCTTGGGAACTCAGAAGAAGAGGGGGTTGCTGGGATTGCGATCGCACTCGCAAATTCCCCAAAAGTAAAGTACCCGCATCGCTGTAGCTCGTATCCAGTATCGCTGTCACGTTATCGGTATTGAGCGATCGCAACAACGATCGCAGCGTTTCTTCCCGTAAAGCGTTGATTGTCGGCTCAGTTTTTGTTGCCAGCACTGCATCTACCGGCAGCAATAAATTTTCGATTTGGGATTTGGGATTTGGGATTGATGATTCTTCTCCTTCAATGCTTTCCGCTTCCACACGACTGCCAAAACCGCTGAAGTGGAAAACCACCACATCATCCGGTTGCGCCTGCTTAGTGAGATGTTCGATGAAAGCCGTTTCTATATTTTGCCGCGTAGCTTGTCGATCGGTTAAAACCAGAATATCGCTGGGCTGAAAACCAAATCGGTGTATCAGAAGTTGCCGTTGCAGTTCCACATCCGTCAGACAACCTGTCAGCGAACTCCCAGAATACTGGTTAATACCCACCAGCAGCGCTAACTTGCGAGGAGTCGGTTGCGCCAACACCTGATAGTAGCGATTTCCTGTTGCCACCAGTCCAGCTTCCCCCACACCCAGAGCTGCCAGTACCCAGCCAGCTCGTGCCAAAAAACTGCGTCGCTTCATCTTCAGCTATCGCCTTCTAGGATCGGTTATCAGCCTACCAAGAGTCGGTATAAGAGTTACGAGTTTCCAGTTAAAAAATCGCTTTTTATGGAAAACTCATAACTCATAACTTATAACTACTGGTGCATCGCCCGCGCCAATTCAGCCGCTACCTCCGGTCTGGAGAACTGCGGCGGCGGCAGTTCGCCCCTACGCAGCATCTCCCGTACCTTCGTTCCCGACAGGTGGATGCGCTGTTCTGGAGTGCTGGGGCTAGTTTTGGTCGTCGCCATACCCTGAGTGACGGTGCAGTAGAAAGCGTGTTCAAACTTCATCGGCACAATACCCAATTCGGATGGCTCAAACTCGTCAAAAATATGTTGAGCGTCGTAAGTGCCGTAGTAATCTCCCACGCCGGCATGATCGCGTCCGACAATGAAGTGAGTGCAGCCGTAGTTTTTGCGAACCATCGCGTGAAAAATGGCTTCTCTCGGCCCAGCGTAGCGCATCGCCGCCGGGTTGATCGCCAGAATCACGCGGTCTTTGGGGAAGTAGCGTTCCAGCAAAACCTCGTAGCAGCGCATCCGCACGTCGGCGGGAATGTCATCGTCTTTGGTTGCACCGACGAGGGGATGCAAGAATAAGGCATCTACTGTTTCTAAAGCGCATTTTTGAATGTATTCGTGGGCTCTATGGATGGGATTGCGCGTTTGGAAGCCTACAACTGTCCTCCAGCCGTGTTCTTTAAACAATCGCCGCGACTCGGCGGGGTCAATTTGGTATTTGGGAAATAGGGGATGGGGGTCGCGTTGCAGCAACCAGATTGGCCCAGCTAGATTGATTGGCCCTTGGTTATATACCACCTTTACGCCTGGATGTTTGCTGTCATCGGTGCGGTAGACGTTTATCGCTTCGCGGTTTTTATCGTACTGATATTTTTGGGTTAGTTGCAGGACGCCGATAAACTGACCTGTGGGGTTATCCAGGCGTACCAAGTCGCCTTCTTTGAGGGTGGAGGCAACTTCTTCTGTGACGGGTAGGGTGATGGGAACTGACCACACGAGATTGTTTGCCAGCCGCATATTGGCAACGACTGACTCGTAATCTGCTTGTTCCATGAAGCCGGTCAGGGGACTAAAGGCACCGATCGCAATCATTTCCAAGTCGGAAACTGCTCTCTCATCCAGTTGCACTCTTGGCAGAAAGTCGGCTTTGGAGAGAAATTCTTGTTTTTGTTCGGGTGTGGCAATGCGATCGATCAGTTCGCCACCGTGAGGCGCAATCCAGTCTGGAAGATGACTCATATCGATTTTAGTTTTTAGCTGCAAGGATTTTGGATGAGAGGATTTTAGTTTTTAGCTGCAAGGATTCATCCTACCAAGCTCTGAGCGCTTTTCAGCACAGGCAAATGTCCGCGTTTCCACGGAAAATTTTTCTGGGTCGATTCCCCAGGTTACCTAGCCAATCGCTTCGCAAGCCAACTCAACATCTGGCGACACCCTGAATGCGTTGATGAATCCTGGGCTCTAGCAGATCTTTTTTAACAAATTTATCGGCTCGATATCAACATTAATTAGTACTTTGCGATCGAGTTGAAGTTCGGCAATAATTTCAGTTAGGGTATTCTACTTGTAGCCGAGCTTAAAAAGGAGGTAAACATCACTCAAATTAGTGCCGATCGAATTGCCCAAATTAGAGCGATCGCTAGCATTATGAAAACCGGCTCTTCCGTACTTAGTGTGCCAAATCATTTGTTTTTTAGTACCCTAAACCCAAGCTCGCTGCGATTTCAAGGCGATCGCACTTGTACTGTAATGCGATAGGGTAAACTTTGGATGTAAATAATCTCAAAGCTTTACGGGGCAAAGCCTTGAGGATAAATTTAAGTTAAATTAGCACACTAAGTACGGAAGAGCCTAAATTTCAAGATTGGATACAGGAAAGATTTAAAATAACATCTTCGCACGGATGGGATAGTATCATTCTTTTTTATTCTGCCGATGAAAGAGATGCGTTGGATAACTTCTTCAACCTATTTAAAAAATTTCAGAATGGGGAAAGTCCTTTACCGAGTTAAGTTTGCAGGGAAAATTCTTCTGGGTCAATTCCCCCATTTACCCATGTGATTGCTTCGCGTGCAGATTCAACATTTGGCGGTACTCGCAAGGCGTGGATGAACCCTGTACTGGGACAAGTCATTTTTAATAAATAAATCGGTTCGATATCGACATTGCTATCTATTTTTAGTAAAGTGTATTCCTGCCAAGAATCTAGTTCGATCGCTTGTAATTCTTGGCAAATGCGACTGTAACCGATTCCCTGAATCAATACTCGTCGCAATTCGGCGTTTTTTTCTTCTAAAAGCCATTTTGCTTGCCACTGATTTGGATGCAATTTTCCATATTTTTCTGGTAAGGTTACACCATGATAGGCATAAAAGCTGAAACCATCAGCATATTGAATCGCGGCTGAACCTTCAGCGTGGAGGCGATTTTGATTATCGAAGGAGAGAATGCGAGGTCGATCGCAAATAATGGCTACTTCTTGATAAGTGCAAATTATCCAACAGCTTTTAATTAAATTCTGCAATAATATCCATTCTGTTTTACTAGAGTAACTTAAATTTAAAACAGAAATACAAAAGTCAATCCAAGTACACCATTTGGCCAATTCTTCGGGATTAATCAAGTCATCAAAGTCAAATTGTTCTATTAATTCTGTACCTATCGTTTCTTCTAGGTCTTCCCAAATCCGCGCTTCTAATTTATTTGTAATCCTACTTGTTAATTCTTCCCATAATTGCCCTACTAGCTTATCCCATAGTTCTGATTCTAGTTCATTTGAAACCGAATTTATTAATTGAGGTAAAGACAATCCTTTCACCAATTGTTCTCGCGTTTTATCTACTGCATAAGGGCTATCGCAAAAAATGATATGTGGTTTTTTTCTGCCAATCAAAACATACGCTTCAGTGACAGCTTCCGCAGCTTTTTCTTTATCGATCGGCTCGGTTGAAAGTGCAATTCGCAGCCACTTTTCCCGATAAACAGGAATCAGCGCTTCTTGTTCTGGAGTTAGTGAGGTAATTTTTGGCTGCGACATATATATTTAAAATTGATTATTGCTGAAAATCAGTTAACAAAATACCTAAAATTTTATTCACATCTTTGATATAATACTCAGTCAAGTCGATATGCACTACTTTCCCTTCCAATTTCAAAAACCTCCAAACCGTTCCTGTTGTAACCACACCATAAATTGTTTTAATTCCATTTCCCTCTCTCTCGTTAAACAATTGCGCTGCTATCATTTCAGCCACGCACTGACCGAAACCAGATTTTAAATTTTCGTTCTTTGCTTCTACAATATTAATTACGGGAGCGCGAATGAAAAGTTGTTCTGTCGATCGACTAAATAAAAAATCGCAAACTCCATTTAATCCTCTTTCGTTGTCTACGTTAAAATCTACCCCCGAAAACAAACTCACTTGATAATTTAAACGCCTTCTAACTTCCAGCAAAATGGGGGCGATTATCATTTCAGAACGAGCTTTTTCTGTATTGATAGCAACAGCTAAGGCAATATTTTCTTTGAGATAAAAAGCTAGATATTCGCTGCACTCTACTTCTTCAACAGCAGCAAATAAATCTAATATTTCCTTAATGGTTAAGTCAAATATTTTTAGCAGTTCGCTCAAAGTGAAATCACTATAAGCCATTTTATTTGCCTCAATAGTAAAATAAGGTGGGCAATGCCCACCCTACTTTTATCTTTCGATGATGCCACCACCTAGCAGAATATCGCCGTCGTACCAAACTGCGGCTTGTCCGGGGGTGATGCTGAACTGCGGTTCGTCAAACACCAGCTTAACTCTTGTGGGATGGGCATCTTGCCCGTCCTCCCACAAAGGAATTACCGTAACTGGTACGGCGGGCGATCGATATCGAATCTGCACTTCGGCGCGGATGGGTGCAGAGGGTGGCGCGATCGACACCCAGTTTACCCTTTGCACGGTACATTCTGTTCGATCGGCACAATTGCGATCGCCCACAATCACCCGATTGTTTACCGCATCCAATCCGATCACGTACAGCGGTTCCGCCGCCGCAATACCCAATCCTTTCCGCTGACCGATCGTGTAGTGATGGATACCATCGTGGTGACCCAGCACCTTGCCAGAGCGATCGACAATATCGCCTTTTTTCGGAGCGATGTACTTATCCAGAAACGCCCGCATCGAACCATTGCTTTCCACCAAGCACAAATCCATACTTTCCGGCTTATCGGCAGTCTTCAAGCCAAATTCTGCCGCAATTTGCCGCGTTTCGGTCTTGTGCTTTTCTCCCAGGGGAAATACCGAGCCAGCCAGCAATTCCTGCGACAAATCGTACAAAAAGTACGTCTGATCCTTATTCAGGTCAACAGCTCGCCGCAATTGGTAGCGATCGGTTTGGGCATTGTAACTAATCCGGGCGTAGTGACCCGTGGCAATTTTGTCAATACCGAGATTTGACCGTGCATATTGCAACATCGGGCCAAACTTCACCGCCTTATTGCACTGGGAACAAGGCAACGGGGTGATTCCGTCGCTATAACCCGCTACCAGATAGTCCACAATATTGGCCTGGAAGACATCGCGGCTATCGACAATGTGATGGGGAATACCGAGCTGTTCGCAAATTCTAGCCGCATCGACCATCCCTTCAGAGCAGCACTGACCCTTCCCCTTCATCAGCCAAAGGGTCAAGCCTTCCACTTGATATCCCTGATGATGAAGGATCGCTGCTGCAACTGAACTATCAACGCCACCGGAGAGGCCAACGACTACTTTGTTCATGGAACCAAAAATGACTCAAATCTTGCAGGAAGCAACTACTGTTACCTCTAAGTTAACACTCGCGCAACTGTGGTGCGATCGCTCCCAGCAGCTATTCAAGATCGCAGAGAATAGAGTTGTATGTGTTAATAGGCTATAAAATTGCCCGTCCGAGTGCTTAAATAACAAAAAGGATAGAAATTTGCTATGAAGCTAAACCCACGCGATCGAAATCGGCATTTGCATAAAGCGAGACTATTAAATACGGCAGTCGTTACACCCCTAGCACCACTGCTAATTAGCGGTATCGCTCTAGCGCTCGCTCCTCAAACAATGGCTGGAGCAGAAGCGATTCCCAACGATATATTAGTTGCACAACGACTTTTGCAAACACCAGCACCACCGCCACCCACTTTGCAACAAAATAACTCCCCAGAAGTACTGGCTCAGAGGAGGAACAGCAGCAGGAACAGGAATAGGAACAGAAACAGAAACAGGAACAGTAACAGTAACAGTAACAGGAACAGGAGAGTTCAATGTGAAACCAGGCAGTGCGATTATCAAAGCTATGTAGTTTATATACCTAGATATAACGATAGCCTCCTACAACAGGTTCAGAGCTTTGTCCCCGACGCCACGAAGATGCACTATGGCAGAAAAGATGTCATTCAAGTGGGAGCCTACAGCGAACAGTGGGAAGCAGAAGAAACCCGCGCCTACCTGCGAGAACAGGGCTTTTCTGCTGAATTAGGCAGCATTCTTACTAGGCGAACATCTCAATTTTCTGTGATCG includes:
- the mnmA gene encoding tRNA 2-thiouridine(34) synthase MnmA; protein product: MNKVVVGLSGGVDSSVAAAILHHQGYQVEGLTLWLMKGKGQCCSEGMVDAARICEQLGIPHHIVDSRDVFQANIVDYLVAGYSDGITPLPCSQCNKAVKFGPMLQYARSNLGIDKIATGHYARISYNAQTDRYQLRRAVDLNKDQTYFLYDLSQELLAGSVFPLGEKHKTETRQIAAEFGLKTADKPESMDLCLVESNGSMRAFLDKYIAPKKGDIVDRSGKVLGHHDGIHHYTIGQRKGLGIAAAEPLYVIGLDAVNNRVIVGDRNCADRTECTVQRVNWVSIAPPSAPIRAEVQIRYRSPAVPVTVIPLWEDGQDAHPTRVKLVFDEPQFSITPGQAAVWYDGDILLGGGIIER
- a CDS encoding SPOR domain-containing protein translates to MKLNPRDRNRHLHKARLLNTAVVTPLAPLLISGIALALAPQTMAGAEAIPNDILVAQRLLQTPAPPPPTLQQNNSPEVLAQRRNSSRNRNRNRNRNRNSNSNSNRNRRVQCETRQCDYQSYVVYIPRYNDSLLQQVQSFVPDATKMHYGRKDVIQVGAYSEQWEAEETRAYLREQGFSAELGSILTRRTSQFSVIVSNPGLLDIVQEEASNATFGWDKRSEQTVIVAGQYSSAARAQELVNELRERGILAEIVGDVSVLDTTQFSNDASTIEVIGDIYQNQSRTQLVANNNQTRSNSLTRNYYGVMISCSEAELNLIEAQVRRMAPSLATERGIYQIENSNEPFVMVGPFADRKTAERWQRYLKDFGLSNAQLFYGS